Proteins from a genomic interval of Danio rerio strain Tuebingen ecotype United States chromosome 4, GRCz12tu, whole genome shotgun sequence:
- the pmch gene encoding pro-MCH precursor (The RefSeq protein has 1 substitution compared to this genomic sequence), whose protein sequence is MASSYIIIFALALFVELTTRSMALPKFKMDEEHTDQERMVSVTGEDDISELGPGQLPFRRHPIIEGRLVDEDGTKRIFILADTGIKGGREGNLAFSRTFSELLPHGLEHALDGFSTMDEQRNVEDVIPVGRRDIDMLRCMVGRVYRPCWQA, encoded by the exons ATGGCATCTTCCTACAtaatcatctttgcacttgcactTTTTGTTGAGCTGACTACTCGCTCAATGGCTTTGCCCAAATTTAAGATGGACGAAGAACATACGGACCAAGAAAGAATGGTTTCAGTAGCAGGAGAAGATGATATAAGTGAATTAGGACCTGGGCAGCTTCCCTTCAGAAGACACCCCATCATAGAGGGTAGATTGGTGGATGAAGATGGAACAAAACGAATCTTCATACTTGCG GACACAGGAATTaaaggagggagggagggaaacCTCGCCTTTTCGAGAACCTTCTCTGAGCTGCTGCCACATGGGTTAGAGCATGCTCTGGATGGATTCAGCACGATGGATGAGCAACGTAACGTAGAAGATGTCATTCCAGTGGGCAGGCGGGACATCGACA TGCTGAGGTGCATGGTAGGGAGAGTATACAGGCCCTGCTGGCAAGCTTGA